One segment of Microbacterium arborescens DNA contains the following:
- a CDS encoding NtaA/DmoA family FMN-dependent monooxygenase (This protein belongs to a clade of FMN-dependent monooxygenases, within a broader family of flavin-dependent oxidoreductases, the luciferase-like monooxygenase (LMM) family, some of whose members use coenzyme F420 rather than FMN.), whose amino-acid sequence MTRTQHFGWFLSRGFGPHGWARPYQRWNWPWQKPDLYQHSARELEQAGFDFVLIEDALSVGITPETLNLRVRKAYGGPKHDPWTLAPYLFAATQHLGVIPTVNPAAWPPYLAARQFASLQHLSGSRLGLNVVTDVGSAHHFGTERLGHDAAYDRAQEWLDALRLLWHSWDDDALIADPDTQIYADGSKIHAVRHRGEYFSFDGPLNAEPLAAGDPIVASPGGSPRGIGFAGANSEIQLALSNLDPASIRAYRARVREAARAAGRDADAVKTFFVFKPIVASSADEAERIVEASRHPDEATLVEVAEAWSSDLETDLTTLDLDRPLDPAIFGDHVSKGTIRGLLGRYSDFSEAPLRDILAGKARLGRVTDGAGGTVGTAEEIADVIQALGDDADNDGLIFSGDFHPVTLHRALDELVPVLRRRGILRTEHTGQGLRADLDAF is encoded by the coding sequence GTGACCCGCACGCAGCATTTCGGGTGGTTCCTCTCCCGAGGTTTCGGTCCCCACGGCTGGGCTCGGCCCTACCAGCGGTGGAACTGGCCGTGGCAGAAGCCCGACCTCTACCAGCACTCGGCGCGCGAGCTCGAGCAGGCGGGGTTCGACTTCGTCCTCATCGAAGACGCGCTCTCGGTCGGCATCACCCCCGAGACGCTCAATCTGCGGGTGCGCAAGGCCTACGGCGGGCCGAAGCACGACCCGTGGACACTCGCGCCGTACCTGTTCGCCGCGACGCAGCACCTCGGCGTGATCCCCACCGTCAATCCGGCCGCCTGGCCGCCGTACCTCGCGGCCCGTCAGTTCGCATCGCTGCAGCACCTCAGCGGCAGCCGGCTCGGACTCAACGTCGTCACCGACGTCGGCTCGGCGCACCACTTCGGCACCGAGCGCCTCGGTCACGATGCAGCGTACGACCGCGCCCAGGAATGGCTCGACGCCCTGCGCCTGCTCTGGCACAGCTGGGACGACGACGCGCTGATCGCCGACCCCGACACGCAGATCTACGCCGACGGCTCGAAGATCCACGCCGTCCGGCACCGGGGCGAGTACTTCTCGTTCGACGGTCCACTGAATGCCGAGCCGCTGGCCGCCGGTGATCCGATCGTGGCCTCGCCCGGCGGCTCCCCCCGGGGCATCGGCTTCGCCGGTGCGAACTCCGAGATCCAGCTCGCCCTGTCGAACCTCGATCCCGCGAGCATCCGCGCCTACCGCGCCCGGGTGCGCGAGGCGGCGCGCGCTGCGGGCCGGGATGCCGACGCCGTCAAGACCTTCTTCGTCTTCAAGCCGATCGTCGCGAGCTCGGCCGACGAGGCGGAGCGCATCGTCGAGGCGTCACGCCACCCGGACGAGGCGACCCTCGTCGAGGTCGCCGAGGCCTGGTCGAGCGACCTCGAGACCGACCTCACGACGCTCGATCTCGACCGCCCGCTCGACCCCGCGATCTTCGGCGATCACGTCTCGAAAGGCACCATCCGGGGCCTGCTCGGCCGATACTCCGATTTCTCGGAGGCGCCGCTGCGCGACATCCTCGCCGGCAAGGCACGGCTCGGTCGCGTGACCGACGGCGCCGGAGGAACGGTGGGGACCGCGGAGGAGATCGCCGACGTCATCCAGGCGCTCGGCGACGACGCCGACAACGACGGTCTGATCTTCTCGGGAGACTTCCACCCCGTCACACTGCACCGAGCGCTCGACGAGCTCGTTCCGGTGCTCCGGCGGCGCGGCATCCTGCGCACCGAGCACACCGGTCAGGGCCTGCGCGCCGACCTCGACGCCTTCTGA
- a CDS encoding O-acetylhomoserine aminocarboxypropyltransferase/cysteine synthase family protein — MSALENNPESLAFATRQLHAGARGFDAYGSRATPIYLTAGFEFDDIADGEGRFADPATGFSYTRVGNPTAAAAERRIADLEGGVGALLVGSGQAATTTALLTILESGDHIVAASAIYEGTRELLRSEFARLGITTDFVDDPRDPAAWESAIGPRTRALVAESIANPRGGVLDIPTVAEVAHRHGIPLVVDSTLATPYLLRPLELGADIVIHSASKFLSGHGTGLGGVIIDGGRFAWDAVPGRFRQIASETGPDGRTFVERSGERAFLDTARRVAMRFGPSPSPLNAFLLLQGIETLSLRVARQSQTAAALAAWLETRPEVVGVDYSGLASHPDHDLAARLLPAGQGALFSFTLAGGRAAAEAFTRSVRLFTPMTHLGDVRSLVLHPATTTHASRSDADLERIGVGPGLLRLSVGLEDTGDLIADLERGLIAAAAATADVSEAVSA, encoded by the coding sequence ATGTCCGCTCTGGAGAACAACCCCGAATCCCTCGCCTTCGCGACGCGTCAGTTGCACGCGGGGGCCCGCGGTTTCGACGCGTACGGCTCGCGCGCGACACCGATCTATCTGACCGCCGGGTTCGAGTTCGACGACATCGCCGACGGCGAGGGCCGCTTCGCCGACCCCGCCACGGGCTTCAGCTACACGCGCGTCGGCAACCCGACGGCGGCGGCGGCCGAGCGGCGCATCGCCGATCTCGAGGGTGGCGTCGGAGCGCTGCTGGTCGGCAGCGGCCAGGCGGCGACGACGACGGCGCTGCTGACGATCCTGGAATCCGGCGATCACATCGTCGCCGCCTCCGCGATCTACGAAGGCACGCGCGAGCTGCTGCGCTCGGAGTTCGCACGGCTCGGGATCACGACGGACTTCGTCGACGACCCGCGCGACCCCGCCGCCTGGGAGTCGGCGATCGGCCCGCGCACCCGCGCCCTCGTGGCCGAGTCGATCGCCAACCCACGCGGCGGCGTGCTCGACATCCCCACCGTCGCCGAGGTCGCACACCGCCACGGCATCCCGCTCGTGGTCGACTCGACCCTCGCGACCCCGTACCTGCTGCGTCCGCTCGAGCTGGGTGCCGACATCGTCATCCACTCCGCGTCGAAGTTCCTGTCGGGCCACGGCACGGGCCTCGGCGGCGTCATCATCGACGGCGGACGCTTCGCGTGGGATGCGGTACCAGGACGCTTCCGCCAGATCGCCTCCGAGACCGGACCCGACGGCCGCACGTTCGTCGAACGCTCGGGCGAGAGAGCCTTCCTCGACACGGCACGACGCGTCGCGATGCGCTTCGGTCCGTCACCGTCGCCCCTCAACGCGTTCCTGCTGCTACAGGGCATCGAGACCCTCTCGCTGCGCGTGGCTCGCCAATCGCAGACGGCGGCGGCGCTCGCTGCCTGGCTCGAGACGCGCCCCGAGGTCGTCGGCGTCGACTACAGCGGACTCGCCTCGCACCCCGACCACGACCTCGCCGCCCGCCTCCTCCCGGCCGGGCAGGGCGCCCTGTTCTCCTTCACCCTCGCGGGCGGGAGAGCAGCCGCGGAGGCATTCACCCGCAGCGTCCGGCTGTTCACCCCGATGACCCATCTCGGCGATGTGAGGTCGCTCGTGCTGCATCCCGCGACCACCACCCACGCCAGCCGCAGCGACGCCGATCTCGAGCGGATCGGCGTCGGACCGGGGCTCCTGCGGCTCTCGGTCGGGCTGGAGGACACCGGCGACCTCATCGCCGACCTCGAGCGCGGGCTCATCGCGGCCGCGGCCGCGACCGCCGATGTGTCGGAGGCGGTGTCGGCGTGA
- a CDS encoding sulfurtransferase translates to MSPLVSVDDLAAELAADAPVRLLDVRWRLDRAEGRPDYVSGHLPGAVYVDLERELARPGVPEQGRHPLPGRADLEVAIRRWGVTAGDRLVAYDDNDGVAAARAWWLLRRHGLDIRVLDGGFRAWVASGRRLERSDRAAAAGDVELPEGRGGLAGIDEAAVAPARGVLLDVRAPQHYRGQTVGADPVSGHIPGALNLPTVVHIAPDGLLRSPDEIRASLATVGIGPDTDVVITCSSGIASAHTALAFAVAGYGRARVFAGSWSQWSRDRGRPVATGPSPAAAIGVV, encoded by the coding sequence ATGTCCCCCCTGGTGAGCGTCGACGACCTCGCCGCCGAACTCGCCGCGGACGCTCCCGTGCGGCTGCTGGATGTCCGGTGGCGGCTGGACCGCGCCGAAGGGCGGCCCGACTACGTGAGCGGGCACCTGCCCGGCGCTGTCTACGTCGACCTGGAGCGCGAGCTCGCTCGCCCCGGTGTTCCCGAGCAGGGGCGGCATCCGCTGCCCGGTCGCGCCGACCTCGAGGTCGCGATCCGACGCTGGGGTGTCACCGCGGGTGACCGTCTCGTCGCCTACGACGACAACGACGGCGTCGCGGCAGCCCGCGCATGGTGGTTGCTGCGCCGTCACGGCCTCGACATCCGCGTGCTCGACGGAGGTTTCCGGGCGTGGGTCGCATCGGGCCGACGTCTCGAGCGCAGTGATCGCGCCGCGGCGGCCGGCGATGTGGAGCTGCCGGAGGGGAGGGGCGGTCTCGCCGGTATCGACGAGGCGGCCGTCGCTCCGGCCCGAGGCGTGCTGCTCGACGTCCGCGCGCCACAGCACTACCGCGGTCAGACGGTCGGGGCCGACCCGGTCAGCGGGCACATCCCGGGCGCGCTCAATCTTCCTACGGTCGTCCACATCGCCCCGGACGGGTTGCTGCGAAGCCCCGACGAGATCCGTGCCTCGCTCGCAACAGTGGGCATCGGTCCCGACACGGATGTCGTCATCACGTGCAGTTCGGGAATCGCCTCGGCTCACACCGCCCTCGCCTTCGCCGTCGCCGGATACGGCCGTGCGCGGGTGTTCGCGGGATCGTGGAGCCAGTGGTCTCGCGACCGCGGCCGTCCGGTCGCGACCGGTCCCAGCCCGGCCGCCGCGATCGGCGTCGTCTAA